A stretch of the Aspergillus puulaauensis MK2 DNA, chromosome 6, nearly complete sequence genome encodes the following:
- a CDS encoding SDR family oxidoreductase (COG:Q;~EggNog:ENOG410PNXT;~InterPro:IPR002347,IPR036291,IPR020904;~PFAM:PF00106,PF13561,PF08659,PF01370;~SMCOG1001:short-chain dehydrogenase/reductase SDR;~antiSMASH:Cluster_6.5;~go_function: GO:0016491 - oxidoreductase activity [Evidence IEA];~go_process: GO:0055114 - oxidation-reduction process [Evidence IEA]) — MAATVLISGANRGIGRGLVQKYLTRPNTTVLAAVRSPSSEDSQSLQSIAAATGSRVVILKVDSTSDEDAREAIEFAKSQGITAIDTVIANAGTFTPAAYQPVADVDVAHVKDHLDINTVGPVRLFQAVFPLLQKSENAKFIVISSLVGTIGGLKDIPYPNAAYGASKAAVNFFTRKIHFENEDIVTLAVHPGAVKTVSGNEACQAVGFPEAFVEIQDSVNALVAKFDAISKEDGSGEFWGYDGSTIPW; from the exons ATGGCAGCCACAGTTCTTATCTCCGGCGCTAATAGAG GAATTGGGCGTGGGCTTGTGCAAAAGTATCTCACTCGCCCCAACACGACTGTTCTGGCAGCCGTGCGTAGTCCCAGCTCAGAGGACTCCCAATCCTTGCAGAGTATCGCCGCGGCCACCGGGAGCCGGGTGGTTATTCTCAAAGTCGATTCCACCTCAGACGAGGATGCCCGGGAGGCCATCGAGTTTGCGAAATCCCAGGGAATCACCGCCATCGATACCGTCATCGCGAATGCCGGTACATTCACGCCTGCGGCGTACCAGCCCGTAGCCGACGTCGACGTTGCCCACGTCAAAGACCATCTTGATATCAACACTGTGGGGCCAGTGCGCCTCTTCCAGGCAGTATTCCCTCTGCTGCAAAAGTCCGAAAACGCCAAGTTCATTGTGATTAGCAGCTTGGTTGGCACAATTGGGGGACTAAAGGATATTCCCTACCCCAATGCCGCCTACGGGGCCAGCAAGGCGGCAGTGAACTTCTTTACGAGGAAGATTCATTTCGAAAATGAGGACATCGTCACCTTGGCGGTTCATCCAGG TGCCGTCAAGACAGTCTCTGGCAATGAAGCCTGCCAGGCGGTTGGCTTTCCCGAGGCATTTGTAGAAATCCAGGACAGTGTGAATGCTCTTGTTGCCAAGTTTGATGCGATCTCCAAGGAGGATGGCTCGGGAGAGTTCTGGGGTTACGATGGAAGTACGATCCCATGGTAG